The DNA region CTCCCTACGCTTTTCGCACAGGCTGGGCACTGTTCTTGTTAGCTATCAATTTTTTGGTGGCAGCATACTATTTCCACATTATTGAGTAGTTAGAAGTGGAGTGGTGCTGCTCAAATCGTTCCTTTGAATAAACCTTTAGGACGAATGAGCAGCACCAAAATCATGATCAACAGCGCTACACCTTGTTTGTACTGTGAACCCAGCCAAGGGGTGCTAATTTCTTGAACGATGCCAATGATAAAAGCTGCTGCGATCGCACCGTAAGGGTTGCCAATCCCACCAAGAATTACTGAAGCAAATAATGGTAAAATTAAAAACCATCCCATATTCGGGCGCACGGCTGTAATCAATCCATACATACTGCCGCCCAAGGATGTAAGACTGCCAGCAA from Nostoc commune NIES-4072 includes:
- a CDS encoding photosystem I protein PsaX, with the protein product MTAKTTKNLPVADSGAKPPYAFRTGWALFLLAINFLVAAYYFHIIE